From Microcystis aeruginosa NIES-2549, a single genomic window includes:
- a CDS encoding DUF29 domain-containing protein gives MSSTAYETDYNQWLKETVKQLQERNFEQVDWDNLIEEIESMGKSDRRALMSLLTRLIEHLLKLAYWQEEKKRSGNHWAAAIVNFRAQIQHRLEDSPSLRSELAAMYDKVYPVAIKSVSQLFSLNSDAHISLEQTLDDNWFPPAEK, from the coding sequence ATGTCGTCAACTGCCTACGAAACTGATTATAATCAATGGCTAAAAGAGACGGTAAAACAGTTACAAGAGCGCAATTTTGAGCAGGTGGATTGGGATAATTTAATTGAAGAAATCGAGAGTATGGGTAAAAGTGATAGACGAGCTTTAATGAGTCTGTTAACCCGTCTTATCGAACATCTTTTAAAGCTGGCTTATTGGCAAGAAGAAAAAAAACGGTCAGGTAATCATTGGGCGGCAGCAATAGTCAATTTTCGCGCCCAAATTCAGCATCGTTTAGAAGATAGTCCCAGCTTACGGTCAGAATTAGCAGCCATGTATGATAAAGTTTATCCAGTGGCGATTAAATCGGTTTCTCAGCTTTTTTCCCTCAATTCAGACGCTCATATATCCCTCGAACAAACATTAGATGATAATTGGTTTCCCCCGGCTGAAAAATAG
- a CDS encoding transglutaminase family protein, whose product MRYHIRHQTNYFYNQPVILSPHLLRLRPKSDGGQTLREFTLKINPEPLTITNIIDLDGNSCLQIWFNQPTEELLIDVVSEVETHGVNPFQYLLEPWATCLPFDYPISLHSQLQPYGQFYGLANDPDVAALAQEIMQETEGQVLSFLFNLNDKIYRNCQQIIRLTGEPYLPGNIWKNKQGSCRDLVVLFMDVCRCVGLASRFVSGYQEGDLDQEERHLHAWVEVYLPGGGWKGYDPTHGLAVSDRHISLVSSPIPRYCAPVQGNARPVSLGHQVMESHLSSTIALDLLS is encoded by the coding sequence ATGCGTTATCACATTCGGCATCAAACTAACTATTTCTATAATCAGCCCGTGATTTTATCTCCCCATCTGCTGCGCTTGCGACCAAAATCCGATGGTGGGCAAACTTTGCGAGAGTTCACGCTCAAAATTAACCCAGAACCTTTAACGATAACTAATATTATCGACCTCGATGGCAATTCTTGTTTACAAATTTGGTTTAATCAACCGACGGAAGAATTATTGATTGATGTGGTCAGTGAAGTGGAAACCCATGGGGTTAATCCTTTCCAGTATTTATTGGAACCTTGGGCGACCTGTTTACCCTTTGATTATCCCATTTCTCTCCACAGTCAATTACAACCCTACGGACAATTTTATGGGTTAGCTAATGACCCCGATGTGGCAGCATTAGCCCAAGAAATTATGCAGGAAACCGAAGGACAGGTGCTATCTTTCCTGTTTAATCTTAATGACAAAATTTACCGCAATTGTCAGCAAATTATTCGTCTTACCGGGGAACCCTATCTACCCGGAAACATTTGGAAAAATAAGCAGGGTTCCTGTCGCGATTTGGTGGTTTTATTTATGGATGTGTGTCGCTGTGTGGGATTAGCTTCCCGTTTTGTCAGTGGCTATCAAGAAGGGGATTTAGACCAAGAAGAAAGACATTTACACGCTTGGGTAGAGGTGTATTTGCCGGGGGGCGGCTGGAAAGGTTATGATCCTACCCATGGACTAGCGGTGAGTGACCGTCATATTAGCCTCGTTTCTAGCCCAATTCCCCGTTATTGCGCTCCGGTACAGGGAAATGCTCGACCGGTTAGTCTCGGTCATCAAGTGATGGAATCTCACCTATCATCGACAATTGCGCTCGATTTGTTATCTTGA
- a CDS encoding alpha-E domain-containing protein: MLSRVADSIYWLNRYIERAENVARFMDVNLNLMLDIPTSVLQQWEPLVLTTGDLEQFKERYGTATAENVINFLTFDTEYSSSIISCLRWARENARSVREIISSEMWEQVNGFFLMVKDASSYHPQTTLPNFFTQVKLASHRFAGVMDATMTHNEGWHFGVMGRLQERADKTARILDVKYYYLLPSAQWVGTSLDQIQWIALLRSVSAYEMYRKCQRRITPSDVAEFLILNREFPRSIHFCLRELDHCLHQVTGTPVGTWGNSVERSLGRLCAEMSYLTIDDIIEMGLHEFLDHIQKRVNDVGIKMTETFFVFNPELASPLPVNNFQYQSQLTT, encoded by the coding sequence ATGCTTAGTAGAGTTGCCGATTCAATTTATTGGTTAAATCGCTATATTGAACGGGCAGAAAATGTCGCCCGGTTTATGGATGTTAACCTTAATTTAATGTTGGATATTCCCACCAGTGTTTTGCAACAGTGGGAACCTTTGGTTTTAACCACAGGAGATTTAGAACAATTCAAGGAACGTTACGGCACAGCCACCGCAGAAAATGTGATCAATTTCTTGACATTTGACACGGAATATAGTAGTTCAATTATCTCTTGTTTGCGCTGGGCGCGAGAAAATGCTCGGTCAGTTCGTGAGATTATTTCTTCGGAAATGTGGGAACAGGTTAATGGTTTTTTCTTGATGGTAAAAGACGCTTCCTCTTACCATCCTCAAACTACTTTACCGAACTTTTTTACCCAAGTTAAATTGGCTAGTCACCGTTTTGCGGGGGTAATGGATGCAACGATGACTCATAATGAAGGTTGGCATTTTGGCGTTATGGGAAGATTACAGGAACGCGCCGATAAAACCGCCAGAATTCTTGATGTTAAATACTATTATCTCTTACCTTCCGCTCAATGGGTAGGAACTTCTCTAGACCAAATTCAATGGATTGCTTTACTGCGGTCGGTGAGTGCCTACGAAATGTATCGTAAATGTCAACGACGGATTACTCCTAGTGACGTGGCCGAATTTTTAATTCTTAATCGAGAATTTCCTCGTTCAATTCACTTTTGTCTGCGGGAATTAGACCACTGTTTACATCAAGTTACAGGGACTCCTGTAGGAACTTGGGGGAATTCGGTAGAAAGAAGTTTAGGGCGACTTTGTGCGGAAATGAGCTATCTAACTATCGATGATATTATTGAAATGGGATTGCATGAATTCCTCGACCATATTCAAAAAAGAGTTAATGATGTGGGAATAAAAATGACAGAAACTTTCTTCGTTTTTAATCCTGAACTTGCCTCACCTCTGCCAGTAAATAACTTTCAATATCAATCCCAATTAACAACTTAA
- a CDS encoding circularly permuted type 2 ATP-grasp protein — MLLNTYDPEGFYDELFLDDGQPRPHASPLIKWLQNLPPRELQQHRETAQSALFELGVTFNVYSDNQGVEKIFPFDIIPRIVAAEDWDYLERGLKQRIKALNLFLSDIYNDQLIIKDGIIPPELIASATGFLKPCLGLKPAGGIWCHITGTDLVRDKDGQWYVLEDNLRVPSGISYVLENRRVMKSTFPDIFQTMNVKPVDDYPSHLLETLLNLAPPQLPNPTVVVLTPGTYNSAYFEHSFIAQQMGVELVEGRDLVVFDGYLQMKTTKGLRRVDVVYRRLDDDFLDPAVFRPDSMLGVPGLLKVFQEGRVALANAPGTGVADDKVIYAFVPDMIRYYLGEEAILNNVPTYLCWREKDLDYVLNNLDKLVVKAANESGGYGMLVGSQSTSKEREEFASRIAANPRNYIAQPVLSLSRVPTLIDREIEGRHVDLRPYILHRGDEIYVHPGGLTRVALKKGSLVVNSSQGGGSKDTWVLTK, encoded by the coding sequence GTGCTATTAAATACCTACGATCCCGAAGGCTTCTACGACGAACTATTCTTAGATGATGGTCAACCTCGTCCCCACGCGTCCCCTTTAATCAAATGGCTGCAGAATCTGCCCCCCCGAGAACTTCAACAACACCGGGAAACCGCTCAGTCGGCCCTGTTTGAATTGGGGGTGACTTTCAATGTCTATAGCGACAATCAAGGGGTAGAAAAAATCTTTCCTTTTGATATTATTCCCCGAATTGTCGCAGCTGAGGACTGGGATTATTTAGAAAGAGGACTGAAACAACGCATCAAAGCTCTCAATCTTTTTCTCTCCGATATCTACAATGACCAGTTAATCATTAAAGATGGCATTATTCCCCCCGAATTAATCGCCTCGGCGACGGGATTTCTGAAACCCTGTCTGGGACTGAAACCCGCCGGAGGGATCTGGTGTCACATCACGGGGACTGATTTAGTCCGCGATAAGGATGGTCAATGGTACGTTTTAGAGGATAATTTGCGGGTTCCTTCCGGTATTTCCTATGTCCTCGAAAATCGTCGGGTAATGAAAAGCACCTTCCCCGATATTTTCCAGACAATGAATGTTAAACCGGTGGATGATTATCCTTCCCATCTGTTGGAAACTCTCCTCAATTTAGCCCCACCCCAATTACCTAATCCCACCGTGGTGGTTTTAACCCCCGGAACCTATAATTCTGCCTACTTTGAACATTCTTTTATCGCCCAACAAATGGGGGTAGAATTAGTGGAAGGGCGTGATTTAGTCGTCTTTGATGGTTATCTACAAATGAAAACCACCAAGGGATTAAGACGGGTAGATGTGGTATATCGTCGCCTCGATGATGACTTTTTAGATCCAGCGGTTTTTCGTCCCGATTCGATGTTAGGTGTACCCGGGTTATTAAAAGTTTTCCAGGAAGGCCGCGTCGCTTTAGCTAATGCCCCGGGTACGGGAGTTGCCGATGATAAGGTTATTTATGCTTTTGTCCCCGATATGATTCGTTATTATCTAGGAGAAGAAGCGATTTTAAATAACGTTCCTACCTATCTTTGTTGGCGAGAAAAGGACTTAGATTATGTCTTAAATAATCTCGATAAGTTAGTCGTAAAAGCCGCTAATGAATCGGGAGGTTATGGGATGTTAGTCGGTTCTCAATCTACCTCGAAAGAACGAGAAGAATTTGCCTCACGCATCGCTGCTAATCCCCGCAATTACATCGCTCAACCGGTGTTAAGTCTTTCTAGGGTTCCCACTTTAATTGACAGGGAAATTGAAGGTCGTCATGTGGATTTACGTCCCTATATTCTCCATCGAGGCGATGAAATTTATGTGCATCCAGGGGGGTTAACTCGCGTGGCTTTGAAAAAGGGTTCTTTAGTGGTTAATTCCTCTCAAGGTGGTGGCAGTAAGGACACTTGGGTTTTAACCAAGTAA
- a CDS encoding RNA-guided endonuclease InsQ/TnpB family protein, producing MAKSWFSTKLFTVPNQNLQQTCYKYFTSSLAECPDSGSTLKKSKKVRIYPTTEQKKLMKHWWGVSRFVFNQTIKYLQEPDRKANWKAIKTGIINDLPEWAKEVPYQIKSIAVKDACEAVKNAQRKYQKTGEIQKIKFRSRKDKQQSCYIPKSAISEKGIYHTKLGQIRFTESLPDNFGDSRLVSRNGQYYLAIPHEVQRCESDNQGRIVALDPGVRDFLALFSPNSFGSIGSQDIGKIQRLCYHLDDLISRSTKVNAKTRNRYRKAANRLRNKIRNLVDELHHQVARFLVDNFDVILLPTFEVSEMVLKNSRKIRSKSVRQMLNWSHYRFKQFLKHKAFEMGKLVIDCCEAYTSKTVSWTDELIHNLGGKKVIKSKIDGKTMDRDINGARGIFLRALGDTPSLRDSLRVHC from the coding sequence GTGGCAAAATCTTGGTTCTCGACCAAACTGTTCACAGTCCCGAATCAGAACTTACAGCAGACTTGTTATAAATACTTCACATCTTCTCTTGCCGAATGTCCGGACTCAGGAAGTACGCTCAAAAAATCAAAGAAAGTGCGGATTTATCCAACAACAGAACAGAAGAAACTGATGAAACACTGGTGGGGAGTATCTCGGTTTGTCTTCAACCAAACCATTAAATATCTACAGGAACCAGATAGAAAAGCTAATTGGAAGGCTATCAAGACCGGAATCATTAATGATTTACCAGAATGGGCTAAAGAAGTCCCCTACCAGATTAAATCAATAGCAGTCAAAGACGCTTGTGAAGCCGTTAAAAATGCTCAAAGAAAATATCAAAAAACTGGGGAAATCCAGAAAATAAAATTCCGTTCCCGTAAAGATAAACAGCAATCATGTTATATTCCTAAGTCAGCCATTTCAGAAAAAGGAATATATCACACAAAATTAGGGCAAATACGCTTCACCGAATCACTGCCCGACAATTTTGGGGATAGCCGATTAGTATCCAGAAATGGACAATACTATTTAGCTATTCCCCATGAGGTGCAACGATGCGAATCCGATAACCAAGGACGCATTGTCGCCCTAGACCCCGGTGTTAGAGATTTTCTGGCACTATTCTCGCCTAATAGTTTTGGCTCAATCGGGAGTCAGGATATAGGTAAAATCCAACGATTATGCTATCACCTTGATGATTTAATTTCTCGTTCTACCAAAGTTAATGCTAAAACCAGAAACCGTTATCGAAAAGCCGCTAATCGACTAAGAAATAAAATCAGGAATTTAGTAGATGAACTTCATCATCAAGTTGCTAGATTCCTAGTTGATAACTTTGATGTGATTCTTTTGCCTACTTTTGAAGTGTCAGAAATGGTTCTAAAAAATAGCAGGAAGATTCGCTCAAAATCTGTTAGACAGATGCTTAACTGGTCTCATTACCGATTTAAGCAATTTCTCAAGCATAAGGCTTTTGAGATGGGTAAATTAGTAATAGACTGCTGTGAAGCCTATACGTCGAAAACAGTTAGCTGGACTGATGAATTAATACATAACTTAGGTGGAAAAAAAGTCATTAAATCCAAGATTGATGGCAAGACGATGGATAGAGATATTAATGGCGCACGAGGAATTTTTCTTCGTGCTTTGGGAGATACCCCCTCTTTAAGAGACTCTCTTAGAGTGCATTGTTAA
- a CDS encoding IS607 family transposase, protein MTLRKAVELWGLHPNTFREYADEGKIKSIKNEAGQRLYDVQSYVNGAARTSLVCYCRVSSIKQRDDLERQVSFMRGFYPEAEIIQNIGSGLKFPRKGLRAILDRLLWGNKLTIVMSTLDRLCRFRFELIQYMVEQNGGKILVLDQTVHSPESELTADLL, encoded by the coding sequence GTGACCCTAAGAAAAGCCGTTGAGCTATGGGGATTACATCCCAATACATTCAGAGAATATGCCGATGAAGGGAAAATCAAAAGTATCAAAAACGAAGCAGGGCAACGATTGTACGATGTCCAGTCTTACGTCAATGGTGCAGCTAGAACTTCCCTTGTTTGCTACTGCCGAGTCAGTTCAATCAAGCAACGAGATGACCTTGAGAGACAAGTCAGCTTTATGCGCGGATTCTATCCAGAGGCAGAAATCATCCAAAACATCGGTAGTGGGCTTAAATTCCCAAGAAAAGGACTTAGAGCCATACTGGACAGATTATTGTGGGGAAATAAACTCACAATTGTTATGTCCACACTGGACAGATTATGCCGATTTAGATTCGAGCTTATACAGTACATGGTCGAACAAAACGGTGGCAAAATCTTGGTTCTCGACCAAACTGTTCACAGTCCCGAATCAGAACTTACAGCAGACTTGTTATAA
- the petB gene encoding cytochrome b6, with the protein MFTKQVTDSKAYQWFEERLEIQGIADDISTKYVPPHVNIFYCLGGITLVCFVIQFATGFAMTFYYKPTVAEALSSVQYIMNEVNFGWLIRSIHRWSASMMVLMMILHVFRVYLTGGFKKPRELTWVTGVVLAVITVSFGVTGYSLPWDQVGYWAVKIVSGVPAAIPVVGDQLVTLMRGSESVGQATLTRFYSLHTFVLPWSIAVFMLLHFLMIRKQGISGPL; encoded by the coding sequence ATGTTTACCAAACAAGTAACGGATTCCAAAGCCTATCAATGGTTTGAGGAACGCTTAGAAATTCAAGGGATCGCTGATGATATCAGCACCAAATACGTTCCCCCCCACGTTAATATCTTCTACTGTCTGGGTGGTATCACCCTTGTGTGCTTCGTGATCCAGTTTGCCACTGGTTTCGCCATGACCTTCTACTACAAACCCACTGTAGCAGAGGCCCTCTCCTCCGTACAGTACATCATGAACGAAGTCAACTTTGGTTGGTTAATTCGTTCTATCCATCGCTGGTCTGCCAGTATGATGGTCTTAATGATGATCCTGCACGTTTTCCGCGTCTATCTGACTGGTGGCTTCAAAAAACCTCGCGAATTAACCTGGGTAACTGGGGTTGTCCTGGCCGTGATCACCGTTAGCTTCGGTGTCACCGGTTACTCCTTACCCTGGGATCAGGTGGGTTACTGGGCGGTTAAAATTGTTTCCGGTGTACCTGCTGCTATTCCCGTCGTCGGTGATCAACTCGTCACCCTGATGCGCGGTAGCGAAAGCGTCGGTCAAGCAACTTTAACCCGTTTCTACAGCTTACATACTTTTGTACTGCCCTGGTCGATCGCGGTCTTCATGTTGCTACATTTCTTGATGATCCGTAAACAAGGCATTTCTGGGCCTCTATAA
- the petD gene encoding cytochrome b6-f complex subunit IV, which translates to MSTLKKPDLSDPALRAKLAKGMGHNYYGEPAWPNDLLYVFPVVIFGTIGLCTGLAIMDPTMIGEPADPFATPLEILPEWYLYPVFQILRILPNKLLGIACMAGVPLGLMLVPFIESVNKFQNPFRRPVATAIFLFGTVVTIWLGIGATFPIDTSLTLGLF; encoded by the coding sequence ATGTCCACATTAAAAAAGCCCGATCTCAGCGATCCCGCTCTGCGTGCTAAGTTGGCTAAAGGTATGGGTCACAACTACTACGGTGAACCCGCTTGGCCCAACGATCTACTCTATGTCTTCCCGGTGGTTATCTTTGGTACGATCGGACTCTGCACCGGTTTAGCGATTATGGATCCCACCATGATCGGTGAACCTGCCGATCCTTTCGCTACTCCCTTAGAAATTCTGCCAGAGTGGTATCTTTATCCCGTTTTCCAAATTCTCCGTATTCTTCCTAACAAACTCTTAGGTATCGCCTGCATGGCCGGCGTTCCCCTAGGCTTGATGTTAGTTCCCTTTATTGAAAGCGTCAATAAATTCCAAAATCCTTTCCGTCGTCCCGTCGCTACCGCTATCTTCCTATTTGGTACTGTGGTCACGATTTGGTTAGGTATTGGTGCCACTTTCCCCATCGATACATCTTTAACTCTCGGTTTGTTCTAA